The Toxorhynchites rutilus septentrionalis strain SRP chromosome 3, ASM2978413v1, whole genome shotgun sequence genome includes a region encoding these proteins:
- the LOC129777334 gene encoding uncharacterized protein LOC129777334, with protein sequence MSSLWNLFVKKWKVHRKNKTALETMGRRCVSRNQALALMQCIEYLTQNISTLGLFITPGNPRHLFKILRKIEIGDVKLINYLTETSAPRECAIAFNRFIRSHKISILPERATKLLCASNDEIPRRLIALDVLNLIHHESDGIRLQLAKAYLQMMQQLTLRGYITPTEIRIAIGPYLAFPALFPGKNCMQHIAAKSGTLLELLLNVHLLDDAQMLSTELQEETSRLHRRQEEFANSSEN encoded by the exons TAAAACTGCTTTGGAGACCATGGGTCGGCGTTGTGTCAGCAGAAACCAAGCATTAGCTCTCATGCAATGCATTGAATATTTAACTCAGA ATATATCAACCCTCGGCTTGTTCATTACCCCCGGGAACCCGCGACATTTATTCAAGATCCTCCGAAAAATTGAAATAGGAGATGTCAAACTAATTAATTATCTAACGGAAACATCAGCTCCAAGAGAGTGTGCTATAGCCTTCAACCGATTCATTAGATCTCACAAAATTTCCATTCTTCCAGAGAGAGCTACGAAGTTACTTTGCG CTAGTAACGACGAAATCCCCAGACGACTGATAGCTCTGGACGTCCTAAATCTGATACACCACGAATCCGACGGTATAAGGCTGCAACTTGCCAAAGCGTATCTCCAAATGATGCAACAACTCACACTCAGGGGCTATATAACACCGACCGAAATTCGTATTGCTATCGGTCCTTATCTGGCTTTTCCAGCGTTGTTTCCAGGGAAAAATTGTATGCAGCATATCGCTGCTAAATCCGGCACTCTGTTGGAATTACTCTTGAATGTCCACCTGTTGGACGATGCGCAGATGCTTTCGACGGAACTACAAGAGGAGACCAGCAGGTTACACCGTCGACAGGAAGAGTTTGCTAACAGCTCAGAGAATTGA